One stretch of Opisthocomus hoazin isolate bOpiHoa1 chromosome 18, bOpiHoa1.hap1, whole genome shotgun sequence DNA includes these proteins:
- the LOC104328836 gene encoding translocating chain-associated membrane protein 1-like 1 isoform X2: MENLKKNVPAKYAIMFIAMQYNVTYTTDDNSEQFHFYDYGPKDIATIFFYMLVAINLHAVIQEYILDKINRRLHLSKTKHSKFNESGQLAFFYLFSFIWGASILNAEELIMNPTSLWKDYPRSRMLFQVKFFYICQIAYWLHALPELYFQKIRKEDILRQLCYICLYIAHISGAYILNLQHLGLILMVPHYLVELIFHASRLFYFSDENKQKGFTIWALLFVMVRLLTLTLSVLAFGFGLARAENPGFSIADGNFNVLPVRIGCLGAVCLTQAWMMWKFINFQLKKWREHAKNQLPKKKITNTKSKRTKKEPNRADFVNGSAKLEGGASPRIRKSKPV; this comes from the exons atgacaACAGCGAGCAGTTTCATTTTTATGACTATGGTCCAAAAGACATTGCCACGATCTTCTTTTACATGCTCGTAGCTATTAATCTGCATGCTGTAATCCAGGAGTACATATTAGAT AAAATTAATAGACGTCTGCATTTGTcaaaaacaaagcacagcaaaTTCAATGAATCGGGACAGCTAGcatttttctacttgttttcGTTCATATGGGGAGCAAGTATTTTGAATGCA gaagaactCATAATGAACCCAACTTCACTCTGGAAAGATTATCCCCGTTCTCGCATGCT TTTTCAGGTAAAATTCTTCTATATTTGCCAGATAGCCTATTGGCTTCATGCACTGCCAGAGCTATACTTCCAAAAGATCCGAAAG GAAGATATTCTGAGGCAGCTATGTTATATTTGCCTTTACATTGCTCATATCTCTGGGGCCTATATATTAAA TTTGCAGCATTTGGGGCTAATTCTGATGGTACCTCACTATTTAGTGGAACTCATTTTTCATGCCTCGCGTCTTTTCTACTTCAGtgatgaaaacaagcaaaaagg atttacCATTTGGGCTTTACTTTTCGTAATGGTGCGTCTTTTGACCCTAACTTTATCTGTCCTCGCATTTGGATTTGGTCTGGCAAGAGCAGAGAATCCAGGTTTTTCCATAGCAGATGGAAACTTCAACGTACTCCCTGTGAG GATTGGCTGCCTGGGTGCTGTTTGTCTAACACAGGCCTGGATGATGTGGAAATTTAtaaattttcagctgaaaaaatggAGAGAACATGCTAAGAACCAgcttccaaagaaaaaaataactaataCAAAGAGCAAACGAACAAAAAAGGAACCAAACAGAG cTGACTTTGTCAATGGATCAGCAAAACTAGAAGGTGGAGCATCACCAAGAATAAGAAAATCAAAACCAGTATGA